The Helicobacter sp. MIT 21-1697 genome segment ATTCTGTTCTATCAAGCGCACCTTTTGCAACACATAATGCAATCTTAAGCATTTTTGGTGTGCGGTAAGCATCTTCAAGTTCAGGGTTATTATGAAGTTTTTTGTTTTGCACGCGGACATTCTTACTGCGTTTATAGAGCTCTTCTAGTTTATTCACAGCCTCTTGCAAACTCTTGCCATCACGGAAGATTCCCACATCATTATCCATAATGTCTTTCATAGCATTTTTAAGCACATAAACATCTTCGTTTCCTGTGCTATTGAGCAATGAAGCGAGATATTCTTCTTCTTTTTTGACAAATTTTTCAAGCAAGGAAGTTTTGACATCAAGACTTGCTCCTTGGCAGTATTCTGTAAAGTATTCTCCGATAATCATACCAGCCACCACAGCTTCACTCACAGAGTTTCCGCCAAGACGATTGAATCCGTGTAAATCCCAGCAAGCTACTTCACCTGCGGCAAATAACCCTTTAAGATAAGTTTCTCCCCTATAATCTGTGCGGATACCACCCATAGAGTAATGTTGCATTGGTCGCACAGGAGCCCAAACACCCGGTGTTGCAGGGTCTATTCCTGCAAATGTTTTACAAATATCTTGCACATCACGCAAATTTCTCTCTACGTGCGCTCTACCAAGTATAGAAATATCAAGCCATAAGTGGTCGCCATAAGGAGATTTTACTCCCTTGCCATTACGAATATGCTCAAGCATTCTTCGTGAGACAACATCACGACTTGCAAGTTCTTTTTTTTCTGGTTCATAATCAGGCATAAAGCGATAGCCATCAACATCGCGTAAAACACCACCATCACCGCGACAGCCTTCTGTAAGGAGGATTCCGCTAGGCACAATAGGTGTAGGGTGAAACTGCACAGCTTCCATATTGCCAAGTTTTGCTACACCTGTTTCCATTGCAATAGCTGCACCTGTTCCTTCACAAATAACAGCATTTGTAGTATTGCGATATACCCTGCCATAACCACCTGTGGCAAGCAAAGTGCCTTTAGACACATAGGCTATAAGTTCGCCTGTTACCAAATCACGCACTACCGCTCCATAACATCTCCCATCTTGATGGATAAGAGAAATTGCTTCTTTTCTATCTTGAATATCTACACCGAGTTTATAGGCTTCATTTGCTACTGCATAAAGCATTGTATGCCCAGTAGCATCGGCTGTATAACAAGTTCTCCATTTTTTTGTTCCACCAAAGTCGCGCGAATGAATATAGCCGTGTCTAAAATCATCTTCTGTAATTGTTACTTTTTCGCCATTGATAACTGCAGGGCGGTCGCCTTTTTGGATTCTTGTCCAAGGCACACCAAAGCC includes the following:
- a CDS encoding fumarate reductase flavoprotein subunit translates to MKVVYSDALIIGGGLAGLRASIAAKQAGLNTIVLSLVPVKRSHSAAAQGGMQASLGNSVKSDGDNEDLHFADTVKGSDWGCDQNVARMFVTTAPKAIRQLAGFGVPWTRIQKGDRPAVINGEKVTITEDDFRHGYIHSRDFGGTKKWRTCYTADATGHTMLYAVANEAYKLGVDIQDRKEAISLIHQDGRCYGAVVRDLVTGELIAYVSKGTLLATGGYGRVYRNTTNAVICEGTGAAIAMETGVAKLGNMEAVQFHPTPIVPSGILLTEGCRGDGGVLRDVDGYRFMPDYEPEKKELASRDVVSRRMLEHIRNGKGVKSPYGDHLWLDISILGRAHVERNLRDVQDICKTFAGIDPATPGVWAPVRPMQHYSMGGIRTDYRGETYLKGLFAAGEVACWDLHGFNRLGGNSVSEAVVAGMIIGEYFTEYCQGASLDVKTSLLEKFVKKEEEYLASLLNSTGNEDVYVLKNAMKDIMDNDVGIFRDGKSLQEAVNKLEELYKRSKNVRVQNKKLHNNPELEDAYRTPKMLKIALCVAKGALDRTESRGAHTREDYPKRDDANWLKRTLTSWEDPNQTLPTVTYEDLDIMKMEIAPGFRGYGAKGMIIEHPNSAIRQAEIDKITQEIQAKGGDRYALQEALMPFNLQPQFKARNQRLGDK